The following proteins are encoded in a genomic region of Streptococcus cristatus AS 1.3089:
- a CDS encoding DegV family protein: MKLAVITDSSAFLPDSLRGNDHLFVLDIPVVIAGETYVEGKNLTASEFYEKMAAADDLPKTSQPSVAELEETLTRLAGEDYTHVLGLFLSSGISGFYQNIQYLKDEFPDLKIAFPDSKITSAPLGLMVENALTWAAEGQDFEEILIKIQRQIDGTSAFIMVDDLNHLVKGGRLSNGAAILGNLLSIKPILYFNDEGVIEVFEKIRTEKKATKRLIEVVEEKTASASYQVMVIHGNAEEKAESLRQQLMEAGIADDIPLATFGSVIGTHLGEGSVALAYIPLV; the protein is encoded by the coding sequence ATGAAATTAGCGGTTATAACCGATTCGTCCGCTTTTTTACCGGATAGCCTACGTGGAAATGACCATCTTTTTGTGCTCGATATTCCAGTAGTGATTGCTGGCGAAACTTATGTAGAAGGAAAAAATCTGACAGCCAGTGAATTTTATGAGAAGATGGCTGCTGCAGATGATTTGCCAAAGACAAGTCAGCCTAGTGTGGCAGAGTTGGAAGAGACGTTGACACGTCTTGCTGGAGAGGATTACACGCATGTGTTGGGGCTCTTTTTATCCAGTGGGATTTCAGGATTTTATCAAAATATCCAGTATCTCAAGGACGAGTTTCCTGATTTGAAAATCGCCTTTCCTGATTCAAAAATCACCAGTGCTCCGCTTGGCCTCATGGTCGAAAATGCTTTGACTTGGGCTGCTGAGGGGCAGGATTTTGAAGAGATTTTGATTAAGATTCAGCGACAAATTGATGGAACCAGTGCTTTTATCATGGTTGACGACCTCAATCATCTGGTTAAGGGTGGTCGCTTGTCCAATGGTGCAGCTATTTTGGGTAATCTCTTGAGTATCAAGCCGATTCTGTATTTTAACGATGAAGGTGTCATCGAAGTCTTTGAAAAGATTCGGACGGAAAAGAAGGCGACCAAGAGATTGATTGAAGTGGTTGAGGAAAAAACTGCCTCTGCTTCTTATCAAGTCATGGTGATTCATGGGAATGCTGAAGAGAAGGCGGAAAGCTTGCGTCAGCAGCTGATGGAGGCTGGCATCGCGGATGACATTCCTCTGGCTACCTTTGGTAGTGTGATTGGAACTCACTTGGGTGAGGGCAGCGTTGCATTGGCCTACATTCCGCTAGTCTAG
- the lepA gene encoding translation elongation factor 4 produces MNLEDLKKRQEKIRNFSIIAHIDHGKSTLADRILEATETVSSREMQAQLLDSMDLERERGITIKLNAIELNYTAKDGETYIFHLIDTPGHVDFTYEVSRSLAACEGAILVVDAAQGIEAQTLANVYLALDNDLEILPVINKIDLPAADPERVRSEIEDVIGLDASEAVLASAKAGIGIEEILEQIVEKVPAPTGNVEAPLKALIFDSVYDAYRGVILQVRVMDGVVKPGDTIQLMSNGKTFDVTEVGIFTPKAVGRDFLATGDVGYIAASIKTVQDTRVGDTVTLADNPASEPLDGYKQMNPMVFAGLYPIESNKYNDLREALEKLQLNDASLQFEPETSQALGFGFRCGFLGLLHMDVIQERLEREFNIDLIMTAPSVIYKVNLTDGETIDVSNPSEFPDPTKIDSIEEPYVKAQIMVPQEFVGAVMELAQRKRGDFVTMDYIDDNRVNVIYQIPLAEIVFDFFDKLKSSTRGYASFDYEISEYRSSKLVKMDILLNGDKVDALSFIVHKEFAYERGKLIVDKLKKIIPRQQFEVPIQAAIGHKIVARTDIKALRKNVLAKCYGGDVSRKRKLLEKQKAGKKRMKAIGSVEVPQEAFLSVLSMDEE; encoded by the coding sequence ATGAATTTAGAAGATTTGAAAAAACGTCAGGAGAAAATTCGCAATTTCTCCATCATTGCCCATATTGACCACGGGAAATCAACCTTAGCTGATCGGATTTTGGAGGCAACGGAGACAGTTTCCAGTCGGGAAATGCAGGCCCAACTTTTGGACAGCATGGACTTGGAGCGGGAGCGCGGTATCACCATTAAGCTCAATGCTATCGAGCTGAATTACACTGCTAAAGATGGGGAAACCTATATCTTCCACTTGATTGACACGCCGGGACACGTGGACTTTACCTATGAAGTATCGCGGTCGTTAGCGGCCTGTGAAGGAGCTATTCTAGTTGTGGATGCGGCTCAGGGGATTGAAGCTCAAACACTTGCCAATGTTTATCTAGCGCTGGATAATGACTTGGAAATCCTGCCAGTCATCAATAAGATTGACCTACCAGCAGCCGATCCAGAGCGGGTGCGGTCAGAAATTGAAGACGTGATTGGTCTGGATGCTAGCGAAGCCGTATTGGCTTCTGCCAAGGCTGGTATCGGAATTGAAGAAATTTTAGAGCAGATTGTGGAAAAAGTCCCAGCTCCGACTGGAAATGTTGAAGCACCACTCAAAGCCTTGATTTTTGACTCGGTCTATGATGCCTATCGTGGGGTAATCTTGCAAGTACGGGTGATGGACGGCGTGGTTAAGCCAGGTGATACCATTCAGCTCATGAGCAATGGTAAGACCTTTGATGTAACTGAGGTCGGCATCTTTACACCTAAGGCTGTTGGACGTGATTTCTTAGCGACAGGGGATGTTGGTTATATCGCAGCCTCTATCAAGACGGTACAGGACACTCGGGTCGGAGATACAGTGACCTTGGCGGACAATCCCGCATCTGAGCCACTAGACGGTTACAAGCAGATGAATCCCATGGTATTTGCGGGTCTCTATCCGATTGAGTCCAATAAATACAATGACCTGCGTGAGGCTTTAGAAAAACTTCAGCTAAACGATGCCAGTCTGCAGTTTGAGCCAGAAACATCGCAAGCACTAGGATTTGGTTTCCGCTGTGGTTTCTTGGGCTTGCTGCACATGGATGTTATTCAGGAGCGTTTGGAGCGTGAGTTTAATATTGACCTGATCATGACGGCACCATCTGTTATCTATAAGGTTAATCTGACAGATGGTGAAACCATTGATGTCTCTAATCCGAGCGAGTTTCCGGATCCGACCAAGATTGATTCGATCGAGGAGCCCTATGTCAAGGCGCAGATTATGGTGCCGCAGGAATTTGTCGGAGCGGTGATGGAGTTGGCACAGCGCAAGCGCGGTGACTTTGTGACCATGGACTATATCGATGATAATCGGGTCAATGTCATCTATCAAATCCCACTTGCTGAAATCGTCTTTGACTTCTTTGACAAGCTCAAGTCCTCTACTCGTGGTTATGCTAGCTTTGACTATGAAATCTCAGAGTATCGCTCATCCAAGCTGGTTAAGATGGATATTCTTCTCAATGGCGACAAGGTTGATGCTCTCAGCTTTATCGTTCACAAGGAATTTGCCTATGAGCGTGGCAAGCTGATTGTGGACAAACTCAAGAAAATCATCCCTCGTCAGCAGTTTGAAGTACCCATTCAGGCAGCTATTGGTCATAAGATTGTGGCTCGTACTGATATCAAGGCACTTCGTAAAAACGTACTTGCCAAGTGTTATGGTGGTGACGTTTCTCGGAAGCGCAAACTTCTTGAAAAACAAAAAGCCGGTAAAAAACGAATGAAAGCTATCGGATCTGTCGAAGTCCCACAAGAGGCCTTCCTCAGCGTCCTGAGTATGGATGAGGAATAA
- a CDS encoding GNAT family N-acetyltransferase: protein MEIQIYSQSSQEIKDQLFELVQSCHVTDGTYRLPYLDNAYNFNVDMPAFFLANLDHQTVGFLSVYADEPGQAEVSVYVLPDYRRQGIARTLLQEFSKVAEKYDLSQIEYISEAKFLADHPTFAEKFDYDLKETEIWLEQAAGTFPEEEKEGVEVLLGKKEMVAEIAAFQSQIFEMPMETTLHYASQALESPDSLLYVLKKDGQIVASCSVDTSFGSNHLFALAVDQAFQGQGLGSHLVSSILNDLASRNGQVCQIVVETQNTGALRLYERLGFKRKSETVYLKRK, encoded by the coding sequence ATGGAAATACAGATTTATAGCCAGTCTAGTCAGGAAATCAAGGATCAGCTTTTTGAGCTGGTTCAGAGCTGCCACGTTACAGATGGGACCTATCGTCTTCCTTATCTGGATAACGCCTATAATTTTAATGTGGACATGCCAGCCTTTTTTCTGGCCAATCTAGATCATCAAACGGTCGGTTTTTTATCGGTTTATGCGGATGAGCCAGGTCAAGCAGAGGTATCTGTCTATGTATTGCCTGACTATCGCAGACAAGGCATAGCGAGAACTCTTTTGCAGGAATTTTCCAAAGTTGCAGAGAAATACGATTTATCCCAAATCGAATACATCAGTGAAGCTAAGTTTTTAGCAGACCATCCGACCTTTGCTGAGAAGTTTGACTATGATTTGAAAGAAACGGAAATTTGGCTGGAGCAGGCGGCGGGGACTTTCCCTGAAGAAGAAAAAGAAGGCGTGGAAGTTTTACTGGGAAAAAAAGAAATGGTTGCGGAGATTGCAGCGTTTCAGTCTCAGATTTTTGAAATGCCCATGGAGACTACGCTTCACTATGCCAGCCAAGCGCTGGAGAGTCCAGATAGCTTGCTCTATGTCCTGAAAAAAGATGGTCAAATCGTGGCGTCTTGCTCAGTGGATACAAGTTTTGGAAGTAATCATCTGTTCGCCTTAGCTGTGGATCAGGCTTTTCAGGGACAGGGACTGGGGAGTCACCTAGTCAGTTCTATCTTGAATGACCTTGCTAGCCGAAATGGACAAGTCTGTCAAATTGTGGTAGAAACTCAAAATACAGGTGCCCTGAGGCTGTATGAAAGATTGGGCTTTAAACGAAAATCGGAAACAGTTTATTTAAAGAGAAAATAA
- a CDS encoding LysR family transcriptional regulator, which yields MNIQQLRYVVAIANSGTFREAAEKMYVSQPSLSIAVRDLEKELGFKIFRRTSSGTFLTRRGMEFYERAQELVKGFDVFQNQYANPEEEKDEFSIASQHYDFLPPLITEFSQRYPDYKNFRIFESTTVQILDEVAQGHSEIGIIYLNNQNSKGIMQRIEKLGLEVIELIPFQTHIYLRENHPLTQKEELVMEDLADLPTVRFTQEKDEYLYYSENFVDTSASSQMFNVTDRATLNGILERTDAYATGSGFLDSNSVNGITVIKLRDNLDNRMVYVKREDVDLSQVGEAFVAVMKEYFAQKREV from the coding sequence ATGAATATTCAACAATTGCGTTATGTAGTGGCCATTGCCAACAGCGGAACCTTCCGTGAAGCAGCAGAAAAAATGTATGTCAGCCAGCCCAGTCTATCTATCGCGGTGCGAGATTTGGAAAAGGAGCTAGGATTTAAGATCTTCCGCCGGACGAGTAGCGGAACCTTTCTGACTCGGCGGGGTATGGAATTTTACGAGAGAGCTCAGGAATTGGTCAAAGGCTTCGATGTCTTTCAAAATCAGTATGCTAATCCTGAAGAGGAAAAGGATGAATTTTCCATTGCCAGTCAGCACTATGACTTTTTGCCGCCTTTGATAACAGAGTTTTCTCAGCGTTATCCTGACTACAAGAATTTTCGCATTTTCGAGTCGACAACCGTGCAGATTTTGGATGAAGTAGCCCAAGGCCACAGTGAGATTGGGATTATTTATCTCAATAATCAGAATAGCAAGGGCATCATGCAACGGATTGAAAAGCTAGGCTTGGAAGTCATCGAGCTAATTCCTTTCCAGACCCACATTTATCTGCGGGAAAATCATCCTCTGACTCAAAAGGAAGAGTTGGTCATGGAGGACTTGGCAGATTTGCCGACGGTTCGCTTCACTCAGGAAAAGGACGAGTATCTCTATTATTCAGAGAACTTTGTCGATACCAGTGCCAGCTCCCAGATGTTTAATGTGACGGACCGAGCTACGCTGAATGGAATTTTGGAGCGGACGGATGCTTATGCAACGGGCTCCGGTTTCTTGGACAGCAATAGTGTCAATGGCATCACTGTCATCAAGCTCCGAGACAATTTGGATAATCGCATGGTTTATGTCAAGCGGGAAGACGTGGACTTGAGTCAGGTTGGAGAAGCCTTTGTAGCTGTTATGAAAGAATATTTTGCACAGAAAAGAGAAGTATGA
- the lspA gene encoding signal peptidase II — protein MKRKITIPFLVVLLIALDQAVKYYIVSNFSLGQVRKFIPKIVSLTYLRNTGAAFSILENQQWFFALITCTVIGVAVWYLLKNIQGSKWLLTGLILIIAGGLGNFIDRIQQGFVVDMFQLDFVNFAIFNVADMYLTVGVVILLLVILKEETNGIEN, from the coding sequence ATGAAACGAAAGATTACCATTCCTTTTTTAGTTGTTCTTTTGATTGCTCTCGATCAAGCGGTCAAGTATTATATTGTTTCCAATTTTTCTTTGGGGCAAGTTAGAAAGTTTATTCCTAAGATTGTCAGTTTGACTTACCTGCGAAATACTGGTGCTGCCTTTTCTATCTTGGAAAATCAGCAGTGGTTTTTCGCCTTGATTACCTGTACCGTGATTGGAGTTGCTGTTTGGTATTTACTTAAAAATATTCAGGGTTCAAAATGGTTGCTGACGGGACTAATTCTAATTATTGCTGGTGGTTTGGGCAATTTCATTGACCGGATCCAGCAGGGATTTGTAGTGGATATGTTCCAGTTGGATTTTGTCAATTTTGCTATTTTTAACGTAGCGGATATGTACCTGACTGTTGGAGTAGTGATTTTATTACTGGTAATTTTGAAGGAAGAAACAAATGGAATTGAAAATTGA
- a CDS encoding CCA tRNA nucleotidyltransferase produces MRLEKMPSEFQEALPVLEKIKEAGFEAYFVGGSVRDALLNRPIHDVDIASSAYPEEIKTIFPRTVDVGIEHGTVLVLEGREEYEITTFRTEDVYVDYRRPSQVSFVRSLEEDLKRRDFTINALALDQEGEIVDLFNGLADMENRILRAVGVAAERFNEDALRIMRGFRFQAGLDFDLEELTFQAMADCATLLEKISVERIFIEFDKLLMAPFWRKGLESLIKAAAYDFLPDMKDSAEALQKLLDGLEEDFQFSSSEQAWAALLLALKVKDVRKFLKHWKTSNDFQKRVNQLVAVYEIRQERSLSKRDCYQYDLDLILQAENLRQAAGLPVEFEAIEATHAALTIHDKHEIVVTGSHLIRDYGFKPGPELGQILTKIELAIVDGELANSKEEIMNFIKEQVG; encoded by the coding sequence ATGAGATTAGAGAAGATGCCTTCTGAGTTTCAGGAGGCTTTGCCAGTATTAGAGAAGATTAAAGAGGCCGGTTTTGAGGCTTATTTTGTCGGTGGTTCTGTACGAGATGCGCTGTTGAATCGGCCTATTCACGATGTGGATATTGCTAGTTCGGCCTATCCTGAGGAAATCAAAACAATCTTTCCTAGGACTGTTGATGTCGGTATTGAGCATGGAACGGTGCTGGTCTTGGAAGGCCGGGAAGAATACGAGATAACGACCTTTCGGACTGAGGATGTCTATGTGGACTATCGCCGACCTAGTCAGGTCTCTTTTGTGCGCTCTTTGGAAGAGGACTTGAAGCGCAGGGATTTTACAATCAATGCCCTTGCTTTAGACCAAGAGGGGGAGATTGTAGACCTCTTTAACGGTTTGGCAGATATGGAAAATCGCATTCTTCGGGCAGTCGGAGTGGCTGCAGAGCGTTTTAATGAAGATGCCCTTCGTATCATGCGGGGCTTTCGTTTTCAGGCTGGTTTAGACTTTGATTTGGAAGAGTTGACCTTTCAGGCTATGGCAGACTGTGCGACGCTTTTGGAGAAGATATCGGTAGAACGGATTTTTATCGAGTTTGACAAGCTCCTGATGGCACCTTTCTGGCGAAAAGGTCTGGAGAGCTTGATCAAGGCTGCTGCCTACGACTTTCTGCCTGATATGAAAGATTCAGCAGAGGCTTTGCAGAAACTACTAGACGGTTTAGAAGAAGATTTTCAATTTTCTAGTTCCGAGCAGGCTTGGGCTGCGCTTTTGCTGGCTTTGAAGGTAAAAGATGTTCGTAAGTTTTTGAAGCATTGGAAAACGTCCAATGACTTTCAAAAGCGAGTAAATCAGCTAGTGGCTGTTTATGAGATTCGGCAGGAACGGAGCCTTTCTAAGCGTGATTGCTATCAGTATGATTTGGATTTGATCCTGCAAGCTGAAAATTTGAGACAGGCGGCAGGTTTGCCAGTTGAGTTTGAGGCCATTGAGGCTACACATGCTGCTCTGACAATTCATGATAAACATGAGATTGTGGTGACGGGTAGTCATTTGATCCGAGATTATGGCTTTAAACCCGGACCAGAATTGGGACAAATCCTGACTAAAATTGAATTGGCCATTGTTGACGGAGAATTGGCAAATAGCAAGGAAGAGATTATGAACTTTATTAAGGAGCAAGTTGGATGA
- a CDS encoding ABC-F family ATP-binding cassette domain-containing protein: MSDFIVEKLTKSVGDKTVFQEISFIIHDLDRIGLIGVNGTGKTTLLDVLSGKSGFDGDVYPFSAKSDYKISYLTQEPDFDEDKTVLDTVLSSDLREMQLIREYELLMAAYDEAKQARLDKVMAEMDSLHAWEIESQVKTVLSKLGISDLAAKISQLSGGLRRRVQLAQVLLSEADLLLLDEPTNHLDIDTIEWLTNFLKNSKKTVLFITHDRYFLDSISTRIFELDGGCLIEYQGNYQDYVRLKAEQDERDAALLHKKQQLYKQELSWMRRQPQARATKQQARINRFHDLKSDLAGQINQTDLEMNFETSRIGKKVIEFKDVDFAYGDKQILSHFNLLLQNKDRLGIVGDNGVGKSTLLNLIAGQLQPQSGQVIIGETVRVAYFSQQIEGLDESKRVINYLQEVAEEVKIGSGTTSIAELLEQFLFPRSSHGTLIEKLSGGEKKRLYLLKLLLEKPNVLLLDEPTNDLDIATLTVLENFLQGFAGPVITVSHDRYFLDKVASKILAFEDGQVREFFGNYTDYLDEKAFRQSSAAISQKKEKEKPVKAREQKKRMSYFEKQEWETIEADIEELEARIAAIETEMEQNGSDFTKLSELQKELDDKNEQLLEKYERYEYLSELE; this comes from the coding sequence ATGAGTGACTTTATCGTTGAAAAGCTGACCAAGTCTGTCGGGGATAAGACAGTCTTTCAAGAGATTTCTTTTATCATTCACGACTTGGATCGGATCGGACTGATTGGAGTCAATGGGACAGGAAAAACCACCCTTCTGGATGTCTTATCTGGCAAATCAGGCTTTGATGGTGATGTCTATCCTTTTTCAGCAAAATCTGACTATAAAATCTCTTATCTGACTCAGGAACCAGATTTCGATGAAGACAAAACAGTCTTGGATACTGTTTTGTCCAGTGATTTGCGAGAAATGCAGCTCATTCGAGAATACGAACTGCTCATGGCAGCTTATGATGAAGCCAAGCAAGCTCGTTTGGACAAGGTCATGGCAGAAATGGATTCGCTGCATGCTTGGGAGATTGAGAGTCAGGTAAAAACTGTCCTATCCAAGCTCGGTATCTCAGATTTGGCAGCAAAAATCAGCCAGCTTTCAGGTGGTTTACGTCGGCGGGTTCAGTTAGCGCAGGTGCTGCTTTCCGAAGCAGACTTGCTGCTGCTAGATGAGCCGACCAACCATCTGGACATTGATACGATTGAATGGCTGACAAATTTTCTCAAGAACTCAAAGAAGACCGTCCTCTTTATCACCCACGACCGCTATTTTTTGGATAGTATTTCCACACGGATTTTTGAATTAGACGGCGGGTGCTTGATTGAGTATCAGGGCAACTACCAGGACTATGTTCGACTCAAAGCAGAGCAAGATGAGCGTGATGCTGCTCTGTTACACAAGAAACAGCAGCTTTACAAGCAGGAGCTGTCTTGGATGCGCCGTCAGCCTCAGGCGCGAGCGACCAAGCAGCAGGCACGTATCAATCGTTTCCATGACCTTAAAAGCGATTTGGCTGGTCAGATCAATCAGACGGATTTAGAGATGAACTTTGAAACCAGCCGTATTGGAAAAAAGGTCATTGAATTTAAGGATGTGGATTTTGCATACGGAGACAAGCAGATTTTGTCGCATTTTAATCTCTTGCTGCAAAACAAAGATCGACTGGGCATTGTCGGAGATAATGGAGTGGGCAAGTCTACTTTGCTCAATCTCATTGCTGGTCAGTTGCAGCCTCAGTCTGGTCAGGTCATAATCGGCGAGACAGTCCGAGTGGCCTACTTTTCTCAGCAGATTGAAGGGCTGGATGAGTCCAAGCGCGTCATTAATTACTTGCAGGAAGTGGCGGAAGAAGTTAAGATTGGTAGCGGGACGACATCCATTGCAGAGCTCTTGGAGCAGTTTCTCTTTCCTCGCTCAAGCCATGGCACTTTGATTGAAAAGTTGTCTGGCGGAGAAAAGAAGCGGCTTTACCTGCTCAAGCTTTTACTTGAAAAGCCTAATGTCCTGCTTCTGGACGAGCCGACCAATGATTTGGATATCGCAACCTTGACGGTCTTAGAAAATTTCTTGCAGGGCTTTGCAGGGCCGGTAATTACAGTTAGCCACGATCGGTATTTCCTCGATAAGGTAGCCAGCAAGATTTTAGCTTTTGAAGATGGACAGGTCAGAGAGTTTTTTGGAAACTACACGGACTATCTGGATGAAAAGGCTTTTAGACAATCCAGCGCAGCTATTTCCCAAAAGAAAGAAAAGGAAAAGCCAGTCAAGGCGCGGGAGCAGAAGAAGCGGATGAGCTACTTTGAAAAGCAAGAGTGGGAGACCATCGAGGCGGATATCGAGGAGCTGGAGGCACGTATCGCCGCCATTGAGACGGAAATGGAGCAGAACGGCTCGGACTTTACTAAGCTTTCGGAACTTCAGAAGGAGCTGGATGATAAGAATGAGCAGCTTCTTGAAAAGTATGAGCGTTATGAGTATCTGAGTGAGTTGGAGTAG
- a CDS encoding RluA family pseudouridine synthase: MELKIDAAAADLRLDKAVADLTELSRGLANEQIKNGQILVNGEAKKAKYAVKEGDVISYEVPEPEVVEYVAENIPLEIVYQDEDVAVVNKPQGMVVHPSAGHTSGTLVNALMYHIKDLSGINGVLRPGIVHRIDKDTSGLLMIAKNDQAHLALADELKDKKSLRKYWAIVHGNLPNDRGVIEAPIGRSEKDRKKQAVTAKGKPALTRFQVLERFGDYTLVELQLETGRTHQIRVHMAYIGHPVAGDEVYGPRKTLKGHGQFLHARTLGFTHPRTGEVLEFTAEAPAIFLETLEKLRKVHD; the protein is encoded by the coding sequence ATGGAATTGAAAATTGATGCAGCAGCCGCAGACCTGCGTTTGGACAAGGCAGTGGCGGACTTGACAGAGCTATCCCGTGGTTTAGCCAATGAACAGATAAAAAATGGCCAGATTTTGGTCAATGGAGAGGCAAAAAAAGCCAAGTATGCCGTTAAAGAAGGCGATGTCATTTCTTATGAAGTACCTGAGCCAGAGGTAGTTGAATATGTGGCTGAGAATATTCCGCTAGAAATCGTCTATCAGGATGAGGATGTGGCCGTCGTCAACAAGCCACAAGGCATGGTGGTTCACCCGTCAGCTGGGCATACTAGCGGTACTCTGGTCAATGCCCTCATGTATCACATAAAAGACTTGTCTGGCATCAACGGAGTTCTCCGACCGGGCATTGTCCATCGGATTGATAAGGATACTTCTGGCCTTTTGATGATTGCCAAGAATGACCAAGCCCATCTGGCACTTGCAGATGAGCTCAAGGATAAGAAATCCCTCCGTAAGTACTGGGCGATTGTCCATGGAAATCTGCCTAATGACCGCGGAGTGATTGAGGCGCCGATTGGCCGCAGTGAAAAAGACCGCAAGAAACAGGCAGTCACAGCCAAGGGGAAACCCGCTCTGACACGTTTCCAAGTCTTGGAACGTTTTGGGGACTATACCTTGGTTGAGCTCCAGCTGGAGACGGGACGGACGCATCAAATCCGTGTTCACATGGCTTACATTGGTCATCCTGTTGCTGGTGATGAGGTTTATGGACCTCGTAAGACCCTGAAAGGCCATGGTCAATTTTTGCACGCGCGAACACTGGGCTTCACCCATCCTCGGACTGGAGAAGTGCTGGAATTTACGGCTGAAGCGCCAGCTATTTTCCTAGAAACTCTTGAAAAACTCAGAAAAGTTCATGACTAA
- a CDS encoding TDT family transporter, producing the protein MIKRKEPLLVQAGLVLGLLALGNLVGDVSQFLRYLLASLAFLFFLHLVVGMLTHTEQVKEQLGQALVASVFPTFFMQGMVASTYLASWTFLGNLTRISAQVLWWLSFSGLVFLMVYYILTFVFPFKWENVFPAWTVLFVGIGVAPLTIAVPQQVALGQLVFWYGLLATILVLPIVLYKTYKIGLAENVRPNTTTICAPISLMTAAYVATFSQPNPVLLSLLLISGQCFYAFILWQLPRLINRPFSAGFSAFTFPLVISAVALKQSLNALNLGRAGQILLTFEVLIALLVVLYVTFLYAKDILGK; encoded by the coding sequence ATGATAAAGAGAAAAGAGCCATTATTAGTCCAGGCCGGCTTGGTTCTAGGCTTACTAGCTTTGGGAAATTTAGTCGGTGATGTCAGTCAGTTCTTGCGCTACCTTTTAGCAAGTCTGGCATTCTTGTTTTTCCTTCATCTAGTGGTGGGAATGCTGACCCATACCGAGCAAGTCAAAGAGCAACTAGGTCAAGCGCTAGTGGCCTCGGTCTTCCCGACATTTTTCATGCAAGGAATGGTGGCTTCGACCTATCTAGCGAGCTGGACTTTTTTGGGAAATTTGACCCGAATTAGTGCGCAAGTGCTATGGTGGCTGAGCTTTAGTGGCTTAGTTTTCTTGATGGTCTATTATATCCTGACCTTTGTCTTCCCTTTCAAGTGGGAGAATGTCTTTCCTGCTTGGACGGTCTTATTTGTCGGGATCGGTGTCGCTCCGTTGACAATTGCTGTTCCCCAGCAGGTGGCTTTGGGGCAGCTGGTCTTTTGGTACGGCCTTTTAGCGACCATCTTGGTCTTGCCAATCGTCCTTTATAAGACCTATAAAATTGGCTTAGCAGAGAATGTTCGTCCAAATACGACAACGATTTGTGCGCCTATTTCCTTGATGACAGCGGCTTATGTAGCTACTTTTTCTCAGCCAAATCCTGTCTTATTGAGCTTGCTCTTGATTTCAGGTCAATGCTTTTATGCTTTTATTTTGTGGCAATTGCCTCGTTTGATCAATCGTCCTTTTTCAGCAGGGTTTTCTGCCTTTACCTTCCCCTTGGTTATTTCGGCTGTGGCCTTGAAGCAATCTTTAAATGCATTGAATCTTGGTCGAGCTGGGCAAATTCTGCTTACTTTTGAAGTCTTAATAGCCCTGCTCGTCGTTCTTTATGTCACCTTCTTGTATGCAAAGGATATTTTGGGCAAATGA
- the dapB gene encoding 4-hydroxy-tetrahydrodipicolinate reductase, with amino-acid sequence MSIKVIIAGFKGKMGQAAYKMVTEDPELSLAGLLDPFTDEKDLAGVPVFNTKEELAGLQADVWIDFTTPKVAYENTRFALENGFAPVVGTTGFTPEQIEDLTQLSRQKSLGGLIAPNFALGAVLLMQFAAQAAKYFPDVEIIELHHDNKKDAPSGTAIKTAELISQVRTSKQQGAADEEESLAGARGAVFDGMRIHSVRLPGLVAHQEVIFGSQGEGLTLRHDSYDRVSFMTGVNLSIKEVVKRSELVYGLEHLL; translated from the coding sequence ATGAGTATAAAAGTCATTATCGCTGGTTTCAAGGGAAAGATGGGACAAGCAGCCTATAAGATGGTAACAGAAGATCCTGAGTTATCATTGGCCGGTCTGCTAGATCCTTTTACAGATGAAAAGGATCTAGCGGGAGTTCCAGTTTTCAATACTAAAGAAGAACTTGCTGGTCTTCAAGCGGATGTCTGGATTGACTTTACGACTCCCAAAGTGGCTTATGAAAATACTCGCTTCGCTCTTGAGAATGGCTTTGCTCCGGTGGTCGGAACGACTGGTTTCACGCCTGAGCAGATTGAAGACTTGACCCAACTATCGCGTCAAAAGAGTCTGGGCGGCTTGATTGCACCGAATTTTGCTCTGGGAGCAGTTTTGCTTATGCAGTTTGCAGCCCAAGCAGCCAAGTATTTTCCAGATGTGGAAATTATTGAGCTGCATCATGACAACAAGAAGGATGCACCGAGTGGCACGGCTATCAAAACAGCTGAATTAATCAGTCAAGTTCGGACAAGCAAGCAGCAGGGAGCGGCTGATGAGGAAGAATCCTTGGCTGGTGCCCGTGGGGCAGTGTTTGACGGCATGCGGATTCACTCAGTGCGTTTGCCGGGCTTGGTGGCCCATCAGGAAGTTATCTTTGGTAGTCAAGGAGAAGGGCTGACTTTGCGGCATGACTCCTATGATCGGGTTTCCTTTATGACTGGGGTAAATCTGAGTATCAAAGAGGTAGTCAAGCGCTCTGAATTGGTCTATGGATTGGAACATTTACTATGA